The genomic window ACCGCAGTCACGATAGCGGTGAGAACACGCCCGTGAGACTCGCCAGCGGTGGTGTAGCGCATGCGCGGGCCCTTCTGGGATGGGGTGTGATCGCGTGCGCCGATTCTAGCAAAGCCGTGAGCGGGCGGTTACTTGGAGCTGCCCTGACCCACCGTCAGTGTCACCTGGCTGTCGCCGTACAGCATGACCGCGGTGTTGCCGTCCAAGGAGATGACCTTCCACGGCGTGCCGATGAGCACGTCGCCCTCGCCCGCCTGGAACTCCGCGCCATTCCAGAAGAAGGTCCCCACCGGCTGGCCGTCCACCGTAGCGATGCTTGCGAGAAATAGTGTATCCAGCGGAAGGTCAGTCGGAACAAGGCTGGTCGCATCCACGGACTCCGATGGCGGCGCCGAAGGCTTAACCGTAGGCGCGAAGATGTTTCGAAACGCGAAGGTGTCGGACAAACGAGGGTCGCGACGCTGCGAGGCGACATCCGTCTCGGCTGTCTGGGTGGTGACCACAACGTCGCCGGGGGTGTTCACGATGATATCTGTGGCCGCGTTGAAGATGAAGACGAACGCGATGACCGTGAGGATGAGGCCGATGATCACGACGATCGCCCCACCGATGACGATCTTGCCGGCCGTCGTCGCCAGGAAGCCGGCCAGACCGGCCTTCGGCGTGTCAGCCTGCGGAGCCTGAGTCGTAGCATCGGGTGTGTTGAACGGTCCTACCACCATCAGTCCCCTGACCTAGGGCGCCGGCGCCGGTGCGGGCGCGGGCGCGGGTGCGGTCGTGGCTGTCGTGCTTCCGGCCGGAATCACGTAGGCGTACACAAAGACCTCCGTGGAGACCTGATAGTACGGCGGAACCTTGATGTCAGTGGGTGCCGGATCATCGGCATCAGGTTCTGGGGCGACGTTGGACAGCATCTTGATGATGCGCAACTGCCTCGGCAGGCGACGAAGCTGCTGAAGGTAGTCGACCGTATCAGCCCATGGGCCGACCACTTTCAGAGTCAAGGGAATCGGGATGTGGGGCTGGCCCTCGACTCCCAGCGGGTCTCCGGGAACGACGCTGGTCAGTCGGACACCGGAGTCAAATGCGAGGTCCTGTAGATCGATTATCAGACTGGGCAGATCCGGGTTCTCCGGCACCGCGACCGCCAGCTGAAGAAGCTGCGCATCGGTGACGGCGGCACGGTCCTTGATCGCGCCCCTCTGCTCAAGCAGCGAGCTCGCCGCATCGGCGTCCTGCGTCGCAGCATCGATCTTGACCCGCAACTCCCGCCCTTGGTTGAGCGCGGGGACCACCAGCGCAGCGACCAACGCCACGACCACCAACACCGCAGCAACGGCCGTCAGAATCAGCCTGTTCCTCGGATTCAGGTTCATGGGGTCGCCTGCACCGTGCCGGGCGCCACACCAGGAACCACGGTAGAAGCGCTGATGTCGAACCGAACGCCCGGTACCTCTTCGAAGTCGGTCGCGATGCCCTGATAGTCCGCGAAGGCCTCTTCGACGGCCTCAGCGAGCCACACGTTGTAGAGAGAATCGGTCAAAGACGCCGCACGTACGAGCGTGGCGGCCACGGACTTGAACCCACCCTTGACCGAGGTGCCCTCGGATCCGGGAGTGAAGCCGAGCAACTGGCACGTTTCCTCGGCCGGAGCCCCAGGCACGCCGTTGGGCGGAGCCGTCAGCCGAACCTGAGTCAGCCAGACTTCTTCGGGGAGTACCTGTGAGACTTCTTCGGCGATGCGCCCGATGTCCACGCGCCCCGCGAGCGCCACCGTGGCGGCCTCCTGCCGTGCGGCCACATCCTGCTCCTTGAGCTCGAACACCGCGAGACTGTCCGCCTGCTTGCGCAGGTCGGCGGCCGTCTGTTCGATGCTTTGGAGTTCAGATGAGCGGGCCGACGCGACGAACTGAAGGTAGCCCCACACGACCAGCACGAGGCCCACGAGTACCGCCGCTGCGATGAAGACGTACGGATAGAAGCGCTCGTACTTGCGGCGCTCGATGATCTCCGGAGGTAGAAGGTTGATGCGTATCATCTACGCGATCCCCCCAAGCGCCAGCCCGACTGCGGGCGCACAGCCCATTCGGTCGGCGAGGACGACGTTCTCGCTGCCCGGCTGTGTGACGATGCGGGCGAGCGGATCGCCCAGCACGATGTTGGTCTGCAGGCCCTTCTCGAGATAGTTCGGGAGACTGCGCAGCATGGAGCCTGATCCCGTGAGGATGATGCGGCGAATCGTCCGCACCTGAGTCGCCTGC from Coriobacteriia bacterium includes these protein-coding regions:
- the pilO gene encoding type 4a pilus biogenesis protein PilO, with the translated sequence MNLNPRNRLILTAVAAVLVVVALVAALVVPALNQGRELRVKIDAATQDADAASSLLEQRGAIKDRAAVTDAQLLQLAVAVPENPDLPSLIIDLQDLAFDSGVRLTSVVPGDPLGVEGQPHIPIPLTLKVVGPWADTVDYLQQLRRLPRQLRIIKMLSNVAPEPDADDPAPTDIKVPPYYQVSTEVFVYAYVIPAGSTTATTAPAPAPAPAPAP